One stretch of Spirochaetota bacterium DNA includes these proteins:
- the accD gene encoding acetyl-CoA carboxylase, carboxyltransferase subunit beta — protein sequence MAKSIENFIKQIFGIKTKETKPTIPDNVFIQCPDCKKMVYKKKVDNNLGLCPECGFHFKISVEEWINILCDEESFQPIFDDLKSINILNFPEYTEKLNSLYSKKINEGITCGKAKIDGINVLIGIMDADFILGSMGSVVGERVTLLFEKGISLNQPVIILTRSGGARMQEGVVSLMQMAKTSAAIKKFSDSGNLYISILTDPTTGGTTASFAMLADIILAEPKALIGFAGPRVIEQTIKQTLPPGFQTAEFLLEKGFVDMVVTRPNIKNTISKILKIHKYR from the coding sequence ATGGCTAAATCAATAGAAAATTTTATTAAACAGATATTTGGAATAAAAACAAAAGAAACAAAACCAACTATACCAGATAATGTTTTTATTCAGTGTCCAGATTGCAAAAAAATGGTTTATAAAAAGAAAGTAGACAATAATTTAGGATTATGCCCAGAATGTGGTTTTCATTTCAAAATATCAGTAGAAGAATGGATAAATATACTATGTGATGAAGAAAGTTTTCAACCAATTTTTGACGATTTAAAATCTATTAATATTTTGAATTTTCCAGAGTATACTGAAAAACTTAATTCACTTTATTCAAAAAAAATAAATGAAGGAATAACATGCGGTAAGGCAAAAATTGATGGAATTAATGTTTTAATTGGAATTATGGATGCAGATTTTATTCTTGGATCTATGGGATCAGTAGTAGGAGAAAGAGTAACTCTTCTTTTTGAAAAGGGCATCTCCCTAAACCAACCTGTCATTATATTAACAAGATCAGGTGGTGCTAGAATGCAGGAAGGGGTTGTTTCATTAATGCAAATGGCAAAAACATCAGCTGCTATTAAAAAATTTTCCGACTCAGGAAACCTCTATATATCGATATTAACAGATCCTACAACAGGAGGGACTACAGCATCTTTTGCTATGCTTGCTGATATTATTCTCGCTGAACCTAAAGCTTTAATCGGATTTGCAGGACCAAGAGTAATAGAACAAACTATTAAACAAACTTTACCCCCAGGTTTTCAAACAGCAGAATTCTTGCTTGAAAAAGGTTTTGTAGATATGGTTGTTACAAGACCAAACATAAAAAATACTATTTCAAAAATATTAAAAATTCATAAATATAGATAA
- the accC gene encoding acetyl-CoA carboxylase biotin carboxylase subunit, giving the protein MFNKILIANRGEIAVRVIRACKELGIKTVAVYSTADRDSLHVKLADEKVCIGDVSPKSSYLNINNIISAALQKGAEAIHPGYGFLSENPEFASICEDVGIKFIGPKSDAIEKLGKKDLAKKIMMEHGVPVVPGPAKGITDPNEGLKIAKDIGFPVVIKAVSGGGGRGIRFIFDEKDFVPIFQEASHEADISFNDPSLYIEKMIQNPKHIEFQILADEHGNCIHLGERDCSAQRRKQKIIEETPSTAISNEQRKSLGSKIVKALLDIGYTNAGTVEFLYENGEFYFMEVNTRIQVEHPVTEVSTGIDIVKEQIKIAAGEKLKIKQSDINLNLNAIECRINAEDPDRNFMPFAGKIENIIFPGGHGVRVDSGIYPGSVISPYYDSMIMKLICFGESREVAIAKSIRALQEIYIEGIKSNISFLLKILTSDKFLKGDYTINFIEKELLKTNN; this is encoded by the coding sequence ATGTTTAACAAAATATTAATAGCAAATAGAGGAGAGATAGCTGTAAGGGTCATCAGAGCTTGCAAAGAGTTAGGAATAAAAACAGTTGCAGTTTATTCTACTGCTGATCGGGATTCTTTACATGTTAAACTTGCTGATGAAAAAGTTTGTATTGGAGATGTATCACCAAAGTCAAGCTATTTAAATATTAATAATATAATCTCTGCAGCTTTACAAAAAGGTGCGGAAGCTATTCATCCTGGTTATGGATTTCTTTCAGAAAATCCTGAATTTGCTAGTATTTGTGAAGATGTTGGTATAAAATTTATTGGACCTAAAAGTGATGCAATAGAAAAATTAGGTAAAAAAGACCTTGCAAAAAAAATAATGATGGAACATGGTGTTCCTGTTGTACCTGGTCCTGCAAAAGGTATAACAGACCCAAATGAAGGACTTAAAATAGCAAAAGATATAGGGTTTCCAGTAGTTATTAAAGCAGTCAGTGGTGGTGGTGGAAGAGGTATAAGGTTTATATTTGATGAAAAAGATTTTGTACCTATTTTTCAAGAAGCTTCACATGAAGCAGATATATCTTTTAATGATCCATCACTTTATATTGAGAAAATGATTCAAAATCCTAAACATATTGAATTTCAGATACTTGCAGATGAACATGGAAATTGTATTCATCTTGGAGAAAGAGACTGTTCGGCACAAAGAAGAAAACAAAAAATTATAGAAGAGACTCCTTCAACTGCTATTTCCAATGAACAAAGAAAATCTTTAGGTTCTAAAATAGTTAAAGCTTTATTAGATATAGGATATACTAATGCAGGAACTGTAGAATTTTTATATGAAAATGGTGAATTTTATTTCATGGAAGTTAATACAAGAATTCAAGTTGAACATCCTGTTACTGAAGTTTCAACTGGAATAGATATAGTTAAAGAACAGATAAAAATTGCTGCTGGAGAAAAACTCAAAATTAAACAATCTGATATAAATTTAAACCTCAATGCAATTGAATGCAGAATAAATGCTGAGGATCCTGATAGAAACTTTATGCCTTTTGCTGGCAAAATCGAAAATATTATTTTCCCGGGAGGTCATGGTGTAAGAGTTGACAGTGGAATATATCCAGGTTCTGTAATTTCACCATACTATGACTCTATGATTATGAAATTAATATGTTTTGGAGAATCAAGAGAAGTAGCTATTGCAAAATCTATAAGAGCTTTACAGGAAATTTATATCGAAGGTATTAAATCAAACATAAGCTTTCTATTAAAAATATTAACTTCTGACAAATTTTTAAAAGGGGATTATACTATAAATTTTATAGAAAAAGAATTGTTAAAAACAAACAATTAA